A single Alosa sapidissima isolate fAloSap1 chromosome 17, fAloSap1.pri, whole genome shotgun sequence DNA region contains:
- the LOC121688199 gene encoding mannose-specific lectin-like, translated as MPYHCTLKSSFNRQIAYVRPSLTMSRNYMSKYDELRRGDYLMSNNHEWKAVFQEDGNFVIYGWKPMWSSDTAGQRDAHRLCMQDDCNFVMYKRDNKMMWQTKSQASGGFKTCRMWLRNDGTMVVERDSEEVWSSAQSKGHK; from the exons ATGCCTTATCACTGCACTTTGAAGTCCAGCTTCAACAGACAGATCGCCTACGTCCGTCCCAGCCT AACCATGAGCAGAAACTATATGTCCAAGTATGATGAGCTCCGCAGGGGAGACTACCTTATGTCCAACAACCATGAGTGGAAGGCTGTGTTCCAG GAGGATGGCAACTTTGTCATCTACGGCTGGAAACCCATGTGGAGCTCGGACACGGCAGGCCAGAGGGATGCCCATCGCCTGTGCATGCAAGATGACTGCAACTTTGTGATGTACAAAAGGGACAACAAGATGATGTGGCAGACCAAAAGCCAGGCCTCCGGAGGCTTCAAGACTTGCCGCATGTGGCTGCGCAACGACGGTACCATGGTGGTGGAGAGGGACAGCGAGGAGGTGTGGTCCTCTGCCCAGTCCAAGGGCCACAAGTGA
- the LOC121688189 gene encoding tripartite motif-containing protein 16-like isoform X1, translating into MAEATFSVSQDQFSCPICLDLLKDPVTLPCGHSFCMDCITGCWDQEELKGIYSCPQCRQTFTPRPVVGKNTILADMIEMFKKTAINSVSLYPNYARPGDVECDVCVGRKRKAVQSCLMCLSSYCETHLRVHNDLNPGKRHKVVDAAGKLEDLICSCHDKLLEVFCRTDQTCICVLCVMDEHKGHDTVSAAAERMEKQKQLEESCRKTQQTIHERHKHLEQMKEAIKSLKHSAHAAVEDSERMFTEMIRSIERKRSEVTKLIRDQEKAEVSRAEELMEKLEKEIAELKKKDAELKQLSQTEDHTSFLRSFQSLCSLTDPEDSSSNISFCSEVSFEKMKEHLSQLKDKWEDLLKDGVDQISIKAKVIRILHPSELLTRQDFLTYLCQLSLDPNTANSNLTLSNNNKEVTCKSEIPSYPDNPERFDYWQQVLCKEAVTGICYWEVEWSLRVFVSVSYKTICRKGNGLQAWFGYNMHSWSLDCSTSASSVIHNGKVTQLNVIPSRRIGVYVDHNAGILSFYSICSDKMTLLHKVQTIFTQPLYPGFWLNLNEKINLCH; encoded by the exons ATGGCAGAGGCTACTTTTTCAGTATCTCAGGATCAGTTCAGCTGTCCAATTTGTCTAGATCTGCTAAAGGATCCAGTCACTCTTCCCTGTGGACACAGTTTCTGTATGGACTGCATTACAGGCTGCTGGGATCAGGAAGAGCTGAAGGGAATCTACAGCTGCCCACAGTGCAGACAGACCTTCACTCCAAGGCCTGTTGTTGGCAAAAATACCATATTGGCTGATATGATAGAGATGTTCAAAAAGACAGCAATCAATTCTGTTTCCCTGTACCCAAACTATGCTCGACCTGGAGATGTGGAATGTGACGTCTGCGTTGGAAGAAAACGAAAGGCAGTCCAGTCCTGTCTGATGTGTCTGTCCTCTTATTGTGAAACTCACCTCAGAGTTCACAATGATCTCAACCCAGGGAAGAGACACAAAGTGGTTGATGCTGCTGGTAAACTAGAAGATCTGATCTGCTCTTGTCATGATAAACTACTGGAGGTCTTCTGCCGCACTGATCagacatgcatatgtgtgctgtgtgttatgGATGAACACAAAGGACATGATACAGTTTCCGCTGCGGCAGAGAGAATGGAAAAACAG AAACAGTTGGAGGAGAGCTGCAGAAAAACCCAGCAGACAATCCATGAGAGACATAAGCACCTGGAGCAGATGAAAGAGGCCATTAAGTCTCTTAAG CACTCTGCTCATGCAGCAGTGGAGGACAGTGAGAGGATGTTTACTGAAATGATCCGTTCCATTGAGAGAAAACGCTCTGAGGTGACCAAGCTGATTAGAGATCAGGAGAAGGCTGAAGTGAGTCGAGCTGAAGAACTCATGGAGAAACTGGAGAAGGAGATTGCTGAGCTGAAGAAGAAAGATGCTGAGCTGAAGCAGCTTTCACAAACAGAGGATCATACAAGCTTTCTCCGG AGTTTTCAGTCTCTGTGTTCTTTGACTGACCCAGAGGATTCATCATCCAACATCAGTTTCTGTTCAGAAGTGTCATTTGAGAAAATGAAGGAACATTTGTCTCAGTTGAAAGATAAATGGGAAGATTTACTTAAGGATGGAGTAGACCAGATTTCTATCAAGG CAAAAGTGATAAGAATATTACATCCCAGTGAGCTCTTGACCAGACAAGACTTCTTAACAT ACCTGTGTCAACTCAGTCTAGATCCCAACACAGCAAATTCCAATCTTACTTTGTCTAATAATAATAAGGAAGTTACTTGTAAAAGTGAGATACCTTCATATCCTGACAATCCAGAGAGGTTTGACTATTGGCAACAGGTGCTGTGTAAAGAGGCTGTGACTGGAATATGCTACTGGGAAGTGGAGTGGAGCCTGAGAGTTTTTGTATCAGTATCCTACAAAACGATCTGCAGGAAAGGAAACGGGTTACAGGCTTGGTTTGGGTACAATATGCACTCTTGGAGTTTAGACTGCTCAACTAGTGCAAGCTCTGTCATACACAATGGAAAGGTGACTCAACTCAATGTTATTCCCAGCAGAAGAATTGGAGTGTATGTGGATCACAATGCTGGAATTCTGTCTTTTTACAGCATCTGCAGTGACAAAATGACCCTCCTGCACAAAGTCCAGACCATATTCACTCAGCCGCTCTATCCTGGTTTTTGGTTAAATCTTAACGAAAAAATAAACCTATGCCATTAG
- the LOC121688189 gene encoding E3 ubiquitin/ISG15 ligase TRIM25-like isoform X2 — MAEATFSVSQDQFSCPICLDLLKDPVTLPCGHSFCMDCITGCWDQEELKGIYSCPQCRQTFTPRPVVGKNTILADMIEMFKKTAINSVSLYPNYARPGDVECDVCVGRKRKAVQSCLMCLSSYCETHLRVHNDLNPGKRHKVVDAAGKLEDLICSCHDKLLEVFCRTDQTCICVLCVMDEHKGHDTVSAAAERMEKQKQLEESCRKTQQTIHERHKHLEQMKEAIKSLKHSAHAAVEDSERMFTEMIRSIERKRSEVTKLIRDQEKAEVSRAEELMEKLEKEIAELKKKDAELKQLSQTEDHTSFLRSFQSLCSLTDPEDSSSNISFCSEVSFEKMKEHLSQLKDKWEDLLKDGVDQISIKV, encoded by the exons ATGGCAGAGGCTACTTTTTCAGTATCTCAGGATCAGTTCAGCTGTCCAATTTGTCTAGATCTGCTAAAGGATCCAGTCACTCTTCCCTGTGGACACAGTTTCTGTATGGACTGCATTACAGGCTGCTGGGATCAGGAAGAGCTGAAGGGAATCTACAGCTGCCCACAGTGCAGACAGACCTTCACTCCAAGGCCTGTTGTTGGCAAAAATACCATATTGGCTGATATGATAGAGATGTTCAAAAAGACAGCAATCAATTCTGTTTCCCTGTACCCAAACTATGCTCGACCTGGAGATGTGGAATGTGACGTCTGCGTTGGAAGAAAACGAAAGGCAGTCCAGTCCTGTCTGATGTGTCTGTCCTCTTATTGTGAAACTCACCTCAGAGTTCACAATGATCTCAACCCAGGGAAGAGACACAAAGTGGTTGATGCTGCTGGTAAACTAGAAGATCTGATCTGCTCTTGTCATGATAAACTACTGGAGGTCTTCTGCCGCACTGATCagacatgcatatgtgtgctgtgtgttatgGATGAACACAAAGGACATGATACAGTTTCCGCTGCGGCAGAGAGAATGGAAAAACAG AAACAGTTGGAGGAGAGCTGCAGAAAAACCCAGCAGACAATCCATGAGAGACATAAGCACCTGGAGCAGATGAAAGAGGCCATTAAGTCTCTTAAG CACTCTGCTCATGCAGCAGTGGAGGACAGTGAGAGGATGTTTACTGAAATGATCCGTTCCATTGAGAGAAAACGCTCTGAGGTGACCAAGCTGATTAGAGATCAGGAGAAGGCTGAAGTGAGTCGAGCTGAAGAACTCATGGAGAAACTGGAGAAGGAGATTGCTGAGCTGAAGAAGAAAGATGCTGAGCTGAAGCAGCTTTCACAAACAGAGGATCATACAAGCTTTCTCCGG AGTTTTCAGTCTCTGTGTTCTTTGACTGACCCAGAGGATTCATCATCCAACATCAGTTTCTGTTCAGAAGTGTCATTTGAGAAAATGAAGGAACATTTGTCTCAGTTGAAAGATAAATGGGAAGATTTACTTAAGGATGGAGTAGACCAGATTTCTATCAAGG TTTGA